From the genome of Magnetococcales bacterium, one region includes:
- a CDS encoding ATP-binding cassette domain-containing protein, translating into MKRNHIFSGVGWPQALLPSRLIGRNMVDLVLTSTVLNLLSLALPLTMLQIYDRIILFQAVTTLGLLTTGVIVAMLLEAILKMVRSYIGSWLGARFEHLAGCTAIFRLLSSSLTNTEQQGSGIHLERINGINTLKDFYAGQAVLTLLDLPFAILFLGLIYYLAGWLVLIPLTIFGLFIGGSVLISRWLYDAVQKRTLWEDRRIDFLIEVLNGVHSIKAMAMEAMMLRRYERLQESCSSISQRVGLLGVTSNNLGMLFSQLNMVAVVGMGCMMVIDHKLTIGGLAACSMLSGQAIQPLQRAFGIWARFQSIRVTRDRLSLLFSLPPEAEENVPELDGLNGALEMRDVSYRFSPDKPPILENINLSVAPGETIAISGGNGSGKTTLLWLMQGSLRASSGLVLLDDRDIATFDPGSVRSKIAYLPQSGILFKGTIMDNLTMFRPWKSREAEAISQRLGLRDFITKMPNGFETLVDDGAAEILPQGIKQRIAIARALLDNPKVVLFDEANTSIDSRGDEELKQELMRFHGKVTLILVSHRPSLVALADRVYKLQDHTLIQQEKSPHKPFQPPATAPVTTAPVQTTVSSTPPRTVTPAVAISAPAPVPPIPAPDATLMTTMSPKPLPFTLTKPDSTAPVSITSVSITGIKPPVASTTPKAETKTRTIPATPVIPHIQDIPTIPEPILPPRPLPATPPTATGKQVNLHLEIGKTPAASESPTP; encoded by the coding sequence ATGAAAAGAAATCACATTTTTTCAGGTGTTGGCTGGCCTCAAGCACTGCTTCCGTCGCGTCTGATCGGTCGCAACATGGTGGATCTGGTACTGACTTCCACGGTACTCAATCTGCTCTCGTTGGCGCTTCCCCTGACCATGTTGCAAATCTATGACCGCATTATTCTTTTCCAGGCGGTCACCACACTGGGACTGCTGACCACCGGTGTCATTGTCGCCATGCTCCTCGAAGCCATCTTGAAAATGGTCCGCTCCTACATCGGCAGTTGGCTGGGAGCGCGCTTCGAGCATTTGGCCGGCTGCACCGCCATTTTCCGGCTGCTGTCTTCCAGTCTGACCAATACCGAACAACAAGGTTCCGGCATTCATCTGGAACGCATCAACGGCATCAACACCCTCAAGGACTTTTACGCCGGACAGGCGGTTCTCACCCTGTTGGATCTGCCTTTCGCCATTTTGTTTCTGGGATTGATTTATTATCTGGCCGGGTGGCTGGTACTGATTCCGTTGACTATTTTCGGATTGTTCATCGGAGGCTCGGTTCTCATCAGTCGATGGCTCTACGACGCGGTGCAAAAACGGACACTCTGGGAAGACCGACGCATCGACTTTCTCATCGAAGTACTCAACGGTGTGCATTCCATCAAGGCCATGGCCATGGAAGCGATGATGTTGCGCCGTTACGAACGACTCCAGGAGAGTTGTTCCAGCATCTCCCAACGGGTCGGACTGCTCGGGGTGACCTCGAACAATCTGGGGATGCTGTTTTCCCAACTCAACATGGTGGCGGTGGTGGGTATGGGATGCATGATGGTGATTGACCACAAGCTTACCATCGGCGGACTGGCCGCATGCAGCATGCTTTCCGGGCAGGCGATCCAACCTTTGCAACGGGCGTTTGGCATTTGGGCCCGATTCCAGTCCATTCGGGTGACCCGGGACCGGCTCTCCTTGCTGTTCTCCCTGCCCCCGGAAGCCGAAGAAAACGTTCCGGAGTTGGATGGCCTGAACGGCGCTTTGGAAATGCGGGATGTCTCCTATCGTTTCTCTCCGGACAAGCCCCCGATCCTGGAAAACATCAACCTTTCCGTGGCGCCGGGTGAAACCATCGCCATTTCCGGAGGCAACGGCAGTGGCAAAACCACGCTGCTGTGGTTGATGCAGGGATCGTTACGCGCCTCCTCGGGATTGGTATTGCTGGATGATCGGGACATTGCCACCTTCGATCCCGGCAGTGTCCGCTCGAAAATCGCCTATCTGCCCCAATCCGGCATTTTGTTCAAGGGCACCATCATGGACAATCTGACCATGTTTCGTCCCTGGAAGTCCCGGGAGGCCGAAGCCATCTCCCAACGGTTGGGATTGCGGGATTTCATCACCAAAATGCCCAACGGCTTCGAGACCCTGGTGGATGACGGTGCCGCGGAGATTCTGCCCCAGGGAATCAAACAACGCATCGCCATCGCCCGTGCCCTGCTGGACAATCCCAAGGTGGTGCTTTTCGACGAGGCCAACACCTCCATCGACAGCCGGGGCGACGAGGAACTCAAGCAGGAGTTGATGCGTTTTCACGGCAAGGTGACTCTGATTCTGGTCAGCCATCGTCCATCGCTGGTGGCTTTGGCCGACCGGGTTTACAAGTTGCAGGATCACACCTTGATTCAACAGGAAAAAAGCCCACACAAGCCCTTTCAACCCCCGGCGACGGCCCCTGTGACGACGGCACCGGTCCAGACCACTGTCTCCTCCACCCCCCCCAGGACCGTCACGCCAGCGGTCGCCATTTCCGCGCCTGCGCCAGTCCCCCCGATTCCAGCCCCGGATGCGACCCTCATGACCACCATGTCACCCAAACCGCTCCCCTTCACATTAACCAAACCAGACAGCACTGCACCCGTCAGCATCACCTCGGTCAGCATCACCGGGATCAAGCCACCGGTTGCCTCCACCACGCCAAAAGCCGAAACCAAAACCCGAACAATCCCGGCGACACCGGTGATCCCGCATATCCAGGATATCCCGACGATACCGGAGCCGATCCTGCCGCCACGACCCCTTCCGGCCACGCCACCGACCGCCACTGGCAAGCAGGTCAACCTGCACCTGGAAATCGGCAAAACACCAGCGGCTTCGGAATCCCCAACACCATGA
- a CDS encoding peptidase domain-containing ABC transporter produces the protein MDYPKATGILEDFARLSDFGACLVPLLHAVGYRGDLRHVAESLPHFAESLDLTGLRNVMANLTFQSHELRINQKQIDPRLMPCLFVPDQQGAMVLYEQTGDMLLIFDGSTGKVGKIPPMDLVGSVFFFKIFDHEMMSLEQNRLGWLRMITNRFRRYFYFVVALTCAITVLQVAPPLYSMAVYDRVIGSHSMQTLAYLVIGVLLALGFDWVLRVMRARMLMHVGAHMDSIVSSAIFLRILSLVPSYTERAPIGSQVARVKDFDTVREFFTGPLALVFLEMPFTVIFLVVMASLAGTLAFIPGITALLFVVLWFVMSPLVENEGARARRSRAKQQEFTVEILNKIRAIKYLGAEEMWFDRYRELSAETSMQNFHSSLITAAVNTVAQLLVVGSGLITVSIGVLRVLAAEMTVGGLVASMILVWRILAPLQSIFFAMTRMEQIRSSIKQIDGLMNVKPEFEAYAPIEPIKSFEGAISFVRVSLRYTNEAEPALMGVSFEVKPGEVVVIVGSNGSGKSTIIKLIAGLYLPQAGSIRIDGQDLRQMNPIELRHAVAYVPQKCDLYHGTIAQNLRLAHATATMEELENACRMSGVLEDIRALPRGFDTRIGDNDAGQLASSTVQKISLARAYLKPSQILLFDEPASALDWEGDQAFQKAVQQLRGKSTIFIVTHRPSHMRLADQLFFFDQGYLKLSGPPNEVLPKIPQNLI, from the coding sequence ATGGACTATCCGAAAGCCACCGGCATCCTGGAAGACTTTGCCAGGCTTTCGGATTTCGGTGCCTGTCTGGTGCCTTTGCTGCATGCGGTGGGCTATCGGGGAGATTTGCGGCATGTGGCCGAATCCCTGCCCCACTTCGCCGAGTCCCTGGATCTGACCGGATTGCGCAACGTCATGGCCAATCTCACCTTTCAAAGCCATGAACTGCGCATCAATCAAAAACAGATCGATCCCCGTCTGATGCCCTGCCTGTTTGTTCCCGATCAGCAGGGAGCCATGGTACTCTACGAACAGACCGGCGACATGCTGCTGATTTTCGACGGATCGACCGGAAAAGTCGGAAAGATCCCTCCCATGGATCTGGTGGGATCGGTTTTTTTCTTCAAGATATTCGATCATGAAATGATGTCTCTGGAACAAAACCGCCTGGGTTGGTTGCGCATGATCACCAACCGCTTCCGGAGATATTTTTATTTCGTAGTCGCCCTCACCTGCGCCATTACCGTGCTTCAAGTGGCTCCGCCGCTTTATTCCATGGCGGTCTATGACCGGGTGATCGGTTCCCACTCCATGCAGACTCTGGCCTATCTGGTGATCGGGGTCTTGCTGGCGTTGGGCTTCGATTGGGTGTTGCGGGTCATGCGGGCCCGTATGCTGATGCATGTGGGCGCCCACATGGATAGCATCGTGAGCAGCGCCATTTTCCTGCGGATTCTCTCCCTGGTGCCCTCCTACACCGAACGGGCACCCATCGGTTCCCAGGTGGCCCGGGTGAAGGATTTCGACACGGTGCGGGAATTTTTCACCGGCCCTTTGGCCTTGGTCTTTCTGGAGATGCCTTTCACGGTCATCTTTCTGGTGGTCATGGCGAGTCTGGCCGGCACTCTGGCCTTCATTCCCGGCATCACCGCCTTGTTGTTTGTGGTACTGTGGTTCGTGATGAGTCCCCTGGTGGAAAACGAAGGGGCCAGAGCCAGACGCTCCCGGGCCAAACAACAGGAATTTACCGTCGAAATCCTCAACAAAATCCGTGCCATCAAGTATCTGGGCGCCGAGGAGATGTGGTTCGACCGTTACCGGGAACTCTCTGCTGAAACCAGCATGCAAAACTTCCACTCCTCGTTGATCACCGCCGCGGTCAACACCGTGGCACAACTGCTGGTGGTGGGATCGGGACTGATCACCGTGAGCATTGGTGTGTTGCGGGTGCTGGCCGCCGAAATGACCGTCGGGGGACTGGTGGCCTCGATGATTCTGGTGTGGCGGATTCTGGCTCCGCTGCAAAGCATCTTCTTCGCCATGACCCGCATGGAACAGATCCGCTCCAGCATCAAGCAGATCGACGGTCTCATGAACGTCAAGCCCGAATTTGAAGCCTACGCCCCCATCGAACCGATCAAAAGCTTTGAAGGGGCCATCAGCTTTGTACGGGTGAGTCTGCGCTACACCAACGAAGCGGAACCGGCGCTGATGGGGGTGAGCTTCGAGGTCAAACCCGGTGAAGTGGTGGTGATCGTCGGCAGCAACGGTTCCGGCAAATCCACGATCATCAAGCTGATCGCCGGATTGTATCTGCCCCAGGCGGGCAGCATCCGCATCGACGGTCAGGACCTGCGCCAGATGAATCCCATCGAATTGCGTCACGCCGTAGCCTATGTGCCCCAAAAATGTGACCTGTACCACGGCACCATTGCCCAGAATCTGCGTCTGGCCCACGCCACCGCCACCATGGAAGAACTGGAAAACGCCTGTCGCATGTCCGGAGTCCTGGAGGATATACGCGCCCTGCCCCGAGGTTTCGATACCCGCATCGGCGACAACGATGCCGGACAACTGGCCTCCAGCACCGTGCAGAAAATCTCCTTGGCCCGTGCCTATCTCAAGCCCTCGCAGATTCTGTTGTTCGACGAGCCCGCCAGCGCCCTGGACTGGGAAGGGGACCAGGCCTTCCAGAAAGCGGTGCAACAGTTGCGAGGCAAGTCGACGATTTTCATCGTCACCCATCGTCCCAGCCACATGCGCCTAGCCGATCAACTGTTCTTCTTCGATCAAGGCTATCTGAAGCTTTCCGGGCCACCGAACGAAGTCCTCCCCAAGATCCCGCAGAACCTGATCTAG
- a CDS encoding HlyD family type I secretion periplasmic adaptor subunit yields MSATPAKTIQLGNRQQRFLAQSMILEEGGLPLLIRATGMAVSLAVATFLVWASFSVLEEMAPASGEVVTQHPIHNVQHLEGGIVQQILVKAGNIVSQGETLVRLDPAPILPELKQYQARRQALALMIERQRAFLEGREPHFAQVAPESSLLVKDQDNLLHSQRTHQASSEEVIRRQVSQKETQVKELTGQLEPLSRRQKLLDEELGIQEKGLAKGLVSQLSVLATKREKIRAIEEMTRIRSSIAQTRIEVEELRSRLLESDEQRRHDAQKELNSALADQSQLDEQITRLTDRVARLDITAPVRGVIQEMGPSTLKGVIPPGGLVAKIVPLGETLHAEIRITTRDIGHVKVGQPVTIKVMTYDYARYGTIAGELQSISPDAFMDEKQQPYFKGLVQLSATHLGSQAGVNEILPGMTVQADIHTGSKTLMAYLLKPIYASINEAFRER; encoded by the coding sequence ATGTCTGCCACCCCTGCAAAAACCATCCAATTGGGCAACCGCCAACAACGGTTTCTGGCCCAATCCATGATCCTGGAAGAAGGTGGACTGCCCCTGTTGATCCGCGCCACCGGCATGGCCGTATCGTTGGCTGTGGCGACCTTTCTGGTGTGGGCCTCCTTTTCGGTGCTGGAAGAGATGGCCCCGGCTTCCGGAGAGGTGGTCACGCAGCATCCGATACACAACGTACAACATCTGGAGGGGGGAATCGTTCAGCAAATTCTGGTCAAGGCGGGCAACATCGTTTCACAGGGGGAGACGCTGGTTCGCCTGGACCCGGCACCGATCCTGCCGGAATTGAAACAATATCAGGCCCGCCGTCAGGCTCTGGCCTTGATGATCGAACGGCAACGGGCTTTTCTGGAAGGGCGTGAACCCCATTTCGCGCAGGTGGCCCCGGAATCCAGCCTGCTGGTCAAGGATCAGGACAACCTGCTCCACTCCCAGCGCACCCATCAGGCGAGCAGCGAAGAGGTGATTCGGCGTCAGGTGTCCCAGAAAGAGACCCAGGTGAAAGAATTGACCGGACAACTGGAGCCTTTATCCCGTCGGCAGAAACTGCTGGACGAGGAATTGGGTATTCAGGAAAAAGGGCTGGCCAAGGGATTGGTATCCCAGCTTTCGGTTCTGGCCACCAAACGAGAAAAAATTCGCGCCATCGAGGAGATGACCCGGATCCGGAGCAGTATCGCCCAGACCCGCATCGAGGTGGAGGAGTTGCGGAGCCGACTGCTGGAAAGCGATGAGCAACGGCGTCACGATGCGCAAAAAGAGTTGAACAGCGCCCTGGCCGATCAGTCCCAGTTGGATGAGCAGATTACCCGTTTGACGGATCGGGTGGCCCGACTGGACATCACCGCTCCGGTGCGGGGAGTGATTCAGGAGATGGGACCCAGCACCCTGAAAGGGGTGATTCCGCCGGGGGGACTGGTGGCCAAGATCGTGCCTTTGGGAGAGACGCTCCACGCGGAGATTCGCATCACCACCCGTGACATCGGTCATGTGAAGGTGGGTCAACCGGTGACCATCAAGGTCATGACCTACGACTACGCCCGTTACGGCACCATTGCCGGCGAGTTGCAATCCATCTCCCCGGACGCCTTCATGGATGAAAAACAACAGCCCTATTTCAAAGGACTGGTGCAGTTGTCCGCCACCCATCTGGGGTCACAGGCCGGGGTCAACGAAATCCTCCCCGGCATGACCGTTCAGGCCGACATCCACACGGGCAGTAAAACCCTGATGGCCTATCTGCTCAAACCCATCTACGCCTCGATCAACGAAGCGTTCCGGGAACGCTGA
- a CDS encoding TolC family outer membrane protein — MARAAWCTGKPKRRFFPCCLGVLSLWLGLPHADARAETLAEAVQSALRETPRIEAARRSLQAIRERKARAVSGYLPSLDLSLGTGEEWNDTTSTRLTEGENRLRRGELQVNLNQPLFDGFSTWHQVAENDARERTEQAALDTAADEVALDTILAYLEVLRQRELRQLLQDQEQLHRQILARVQDMASLGITTSVDAELSASRLKLIVSDLVSASGAVHKAATRFHRLVGREPGHLEPPVLSSAILPGSLQVAMDQALRLNATLMRSKGELASTKATHAGNYSRYWPKLGLDVGYSNTDNVSGTRGYSENVRAMVRLNVNLFHGGSDLATVRESAEQVGRSQGLLDEAQATVLEDVRVAWDRMQIARERLTRLDEHLESKQKVTTAYHEQFRMGLRPLLDVLNSENELTTARNARVNENYEQQTAGYRLLAAVGLLRQTFSIDKPAEMPSSVSIQVKADVEEWATPKVSESPKVSESHASPAVETLDQASELLWQESSAMVGGSGLP; from the coding sequence ATGGCCCGCGCCGCGTGGTGTACCGGAAAACCAAAACGTCGATTTTTTCCCTGTTGCCTGGGTGTGTTATCGCTATGGCTCGGGCTGCCCCATGCCGATGCCCGCGCCGAGACCCTCGCGGAAGCGGTGCAGAGCGCCTTGCGGGAAACGCCCCGCATCGAGGCGGCGCGTCGTTCCCTGCAGGCGATCCGAGAGCGCAAGGCCCGGGCGGTTTCCGGTTATCTGCCATCTTTGGACCTGAGCCTGGGAACCGGGGAGGAGTGGAACGATACCACGTCCACCCGGCTTACCGAGGGGGAGAATCGTCTGCGTCGGGGGGAGTTGCAGGTCAATCTGAATCAACCCCTGTTCGATGGTTTTTCCACTTGGCATCAGGTGGCGGAAAACGACGCCCGGGAGCGGACCGAACAGGCCGCCTTGGATACCGCTGCCGATGAGGTGGCTCTGGATACCATTCTGGCCTATCTGGAGGTGCTCAGGCAGCGGGAATTGCGTCAATTGCTTCAGGATCAGGAACAATTGCACCGTCAGATTCTGGCCCGGGTCCAGGACATGGCCAGTCTGGGCATCACCACCTCCGTGGATGCGGAACTCTCCGCCAGTCGTTTGAAATTGATTGTTTCCGATCTGGTTTCCGCCTCTGGAGCGGTACACAAGGCCGCGACCCGTTTTCATCGACTGGTGGGTCGGGAACCAGGCCATCTGGAGCCGCCTGTGCTGTCTTCGGCCATTCTGCCCGGATCCTTGCAGGTGGCCATGGATCAGGCTCTGCGCCTCAATGCCACGTTGATGCGTTCCAAGGGGGAACTGGCCTCGACCAAGGCCACCCATGCGGGCAATTATTCCCGCTATTGGCCCAAGCTGGGGTTGGATGTGGGCTATTCCAACACGGATAATGTCAGCGGGACGCGGGGATACAGCGAAAACGTGCGGGCCATGGTGCGTTTGAATGTCAATCTGTTTCACGGCGGCTCGGATCTGGCCACGGTGCGGGAAAGCGCCGAACAGGTCGGACGCAGCCAGGGGTTGCTGGATGAGGCTCAGGCCACGGTGCTGGAGGATGTCCGGGTGGCCTGGGACCGGATGCAGATCGCCCGGGAACGGCTGACCCGTCTGGATGAACATCTGGAATCCAAACAGAAAGTCACCACCGCCTATCACGAGCAGTTCCGCATGGGCTTGCGCCCTCTGCTGGACGTGCTGAACTCCGAAAACGAATTGACCACCGCCAGAAATGCCCGCGTCAACGAAAACTACGAACAACAAACCGCCGGTTATCGGTTGTTGGCGGCCGTGGGGCTGTTGCGTCAGACCTTTTCCATCGATAAACCAGCGGAGATGCCGTCGTCAGTCAGCATCCAGGTGAAAGCCGATGTGGAGGAGTGGGCCACCCCCAAAGTCTCCGAGTCTCCCAAGGTGTCGGAGTCGCACGCTTCACCGGCGGTCGAAACCCTGGATCAGGCCAGCGAATTGCTTTGGCAGGAGAGTTCCGCCATGGTGGGCGGATCCGGGTTGCCGTAA
- a CDS encoding histidine kinase yields MSWQWIVPLVSVLYLGLLFAVAYHADWRAANGRSLVNNPTIYTLSIAVYCTSWTYYGSVGRAAETGIGFLPIFLGPTIMAALWIFLLGKIIAISKVNHITSIADFISSRYGKSPLLGGMVTLFVVIGIMPYIALQLKAVAVSLDVLVHRLDADLAIRGPSAPWDDTALYVAMILALFSILFGTRHLDASERHEGMVTAIAFESMVKLGAFLFVGLFVTFGMFDGFGDLFTKAMADPGVRRLMTFEAMPGGYVSWFSMTLLAMMAVLFLPRQFQVLVVENVNPAHIRQAAWLFPLYLLAFNLFVLPIALAGRLIFAGQGMDPDTYVLTLPIHGGQVWLALFVYLGGLSAATSMVIVEAIAMSTMVSNDLVLPLLLRFRAAFREDLSGMILTIRRGIIIGLMFLGYLYFRLIGESHTLVSIGIISFAAVAQFAPAILIGIYWPGVSRRGALGGLVAGFVVWSHTLLFASFAKSGWIAESFLHHGPWGIGWLKPQALFGLTVFDPITHSVFWSLLANVGVLVVISLFDRQTAVEQIQALNFVNVFEKGAKGGNEYLWSGFVSVADLKKLVSRFIGPVQAELDFSNYLQHRLLKLDEQSQAPAHLVAFAEKRLTGAIGSASARVMVSSVVKGEELDLHGVMRILDETSQVIEYSQRLELKSRQLEAATRQLQEANERLQELDRLKDEFISTVSHELRTPLTSIRAFSEILRDNEEMESEDRHKFTEIIIKEAERLTRLVNQILDLARIESGKMEWHLTQVDLVEITRDAIDATHQLFENKSVRMIHQAPDHPVLLRADRDKIIQVVINLLSNAVKFCVSGTGMVQVRTHEGPEGVGVTVTDNGPGIPKDDLEKVFEKFHQVDQARDETKDVPLGTGLGLTICQRIIDRHRGRIWVESQLGQGAAFQFLLPRDLEDI; encoded by the coding sequence ATGTCCTGGCAGTGGATTGTTCCTCTGGTTTCGGTGTTGTATCTGGGGCTGTTGTTCGCGGTGGCCTATCATGCGGACTGGCGCGCGGCCAACGGTCGCTCTCTGGTCAACAATCCCACCATTTATACGCTTTCCATCGCGGTCTATTGCACCTCCTGGACCTATTACGGCAGCGTGGGACGGGCGGCGGAAACCGGCATCGGTTTTCTGCCCATTTTTCTTGGTCCCACCATCATGGCCGCGTTGTGGATTTTTCTGCTGGGCAAGATCATCGCCATCTCCAAAGTCAATCACATCACCTCCATCGCCGATTTCATCTCCTCCCGCTATGGCAAGAGTCCTTTGCTCGGGGGCATGGTGACTTTGTTCGTGGTGATCGGCATCATGCCTTACATCGCTTTGCAGTTGAAGGCGGTGGCGGTCAGTCTGGATGTGCTGGTTCATCGTCTGGATGCGGATCTGGCCATCCGGGGGCCATCCGCGCCCTGGGATGATACCGCATTGTATGTGGCCATGATCCTGGCGTTGTTTTCCATTCTGTTCGGTACCCGTCATCTGGATGCCAGCGAACGCCATGAAGGGATGGTGACCGCCATCGCGTTTGAATCCATGGTGAAACTCGGGGCTTTTTTGTTCGTGGGGCTGTTTGTCACTTTTGGAATGTTCGATGGTTTTGGGGATCTTTTCACCAAGGCCATGGCCGATCCGGGAGTGCGGCGCCTGATGACCTTCGAGGCCATGCCCGGGGGATATGTCTCCTGGTTTTCCATGACCCTGCTGGCTATGATGGCGGTTTTGTTCCTGCCCCGCCAGTTTCAGGTGCTGGTGGTGGAAAACGTCAATCCGGCCCACATCCGTCAGGCCGCTTGGCTGTTTCCTTTGTATCTGTTGGCCTTCAATCTGTTTGTGCTGCCCATCGCCCTGGCGGGACGGTTGATCTTCGCGGGCCAGGGCATGGATCCGGATACCTATGTGTTGACCCTGCCGATTCATGGAGGGCAGGTGTGGTTGGCCCTGTTCGTCTATCTGGGGGGATTGTCGGCGGCCACCAGCATGGTGATCGTCGAGGCCATCGCCATGTCCACCATGGTCAGCAACGATCTGGTTTTGCCGTTGCTGCTGCGGTTTCGCGCCGCGTTCCGGGAGGATCTGTCGGGCATGATCCTGACCATCCGGCGCGGGATCATCATCGGTTTGATGTTTCTGGGGTATCTTTATTTCCGGCTGATCGGTGAATCCCATACCCTGGTGAGCATCGGCATCATTTCGTTCGCGGCGGTGGCCCAGTTCGCCCCGGCGATTCTCATCGGAATCTATTGGCCCGGAGTGAGTCGGCGCGGGGCTTTGGGGGGATTGGTGGCTGGTTTTGTGGTCTGGTCCCATACGTTGCTGTTCGCCTCGTTCGCCAAATCCGGCTGGATCGCGGAGAGCTTTTTGCACCATGGTCCCTGGGGCATCGGCTGGTTGAAACCCCAGGCTTTGTTTGGACTGACGGTCTTTGATCCCATTACCCATTCGGTTTTTTGGAGCCTGCTGGCCAATGTCGGGGTTCTGGTGGTGATTTCCCTGTTTGATCGTCAGACCGCCGTGGAACAGATTCAGGCTCTGAATTTTGTCAATGTCTTCGAGAAGGGAGCCAAGGGGGGCAACGAATACCTGTGGAGCGGTTTCGTCTCGGTGGCGGATTTGAAAAAATTGGTGTCGCGTTTTATCGGACCAGTCCAGGCTGAATTGGATTTCTCCAATTATCTTCAGCACCGCCTTCTCAAGCTCGACGAACAGTCCCAGGCGCCGGCCCATCTGGTGGCGTTCGCGGAGAAACGGCTGACCGGGGCTATTGGTTCGGCCTCGGCCCGGGTGATGGTGTCGTCTGTGGTGAAGGGCGAGGAGCTGGATCTCCATGGGGTGATGCGCATCCTGGACGAAACCAGTCAGGTGATCGAGTACAGCCAGCGGCTGGAGTTGAAATCCCGTCAGTTGGAAGCGGCCACCCGTCAGTTGCAAGAGGCCAACGAACGGTTGCAGGAGTTGGATCGGCTGAAAGACGAGTTCATTTCAACCGTCAGTCATGAACTGCGCACCCCTTTGACCTCGATTCGTGCCTTCTCCGAAATTCTGCGGGACAACGAGGAGATGGAGTCGGAAGATCGTCACAAGTTTACGGAAATCATCATCAAGGAGGCGGAACGGTTGACCCGTCTGGTCAACCAGATTCTCGATCTGGCCCGGATCGAATCGGGCAAGATGGAGTGGCATTTGACCCAGGTGGATCTGGTGGAGATCACCCGTGACGCCATCGACGCCACCCATCAACTGTTCGAGAATAAATCCGTGCGCATGATCCACCAGGCTCCGGACCATCCGGTGTTGTTGCGGGCGGATCGGGACAAGATCATTCAGGTGGTGATCAATCTGTTGTCCAATGCCGTCAAATTCTGCGTCTCCGGAACCGGCATGGTTCAGGTTCGCACCCACGAAGGCCCGGAAGGCGTCGGGGTGACCGTGACCGACAACGGACCGGGCATCCCCAAGGACGACCTGGAAAAGGTGTTCGAGAAGTTTCATCAGGTGGATCAGGCGCGGGATGAAACCAAGGATGTTCCCCTGGGTACCGGGTTGGGCTTGACCATTTGCCAACGGATCATCGATCGTCACCGGGGGCGGATCTGGGTGGAGAGCCAGTTGGGTCAAGGGGCGGCGTTTCAATTCCTGTTGCCCCGTGATCTGGAGGATATCTGA